The following coding sequences lie in one Mycobacterium sp. 050128 genomic window:
- a CDS encoding virulence factor Mce family protein → MSSIFAFRNMRPRRVIGAMVVVLALVAGFVGWQLYQKLTTNTVVAYLPAANALYSGDKVQIMGVRVGSVDKIEPAGGKMKVTFHYSNKYKVPANASAVVVSPTLVASRSIQLEPPYKGGPVMGDNAVIPIERTEVPTEFDQLRESVANTINKLGPTPEQPKGPFGDLVEAFADGLAGKGKQINTTLNSLSQALTALNQGRGDFFAVVRSLALFVNALHKDDQQFVALNRNLAQFTDRLTGSNADLANAIQQFDSLLSTLRPFLAKNREVFAHDVDNLANLTTTLVQPEPLNGLETALHVLPTLETNLSQIYHPAHGAVMSIPAIPNFANPMQFMCSMIQAGSRLGYQESAELCAQYLAPVLDAIKFNYLPFGLNLFSTAETLPKEVAYSEPRLQPPSGYKDTTVPGIWVPDTPFSHRNTQPGWVVAPGMQGTQVGPITGGLLTPESLAELMGGADTAPPPPTLQTPPGPPNAYDENPIAPVIGQNPPQVPIPPPPPAPGVVPGPVAPTPAGPPPPAVAAASTGPGS, encoded by the coding sequence TTGAGCAGCATCTTTGCTTTCCGCAACATGCGGCCCCGCAGGGTCATCGGAGCGATGGTAGTGGTGCTGGCCCTTGTCGCAGGATTCGTCGGCTGGCAGCTTTACCAGAAGTTGACCACCAACACCGTGGTCGCTTACCTCCCAGCGGCGAACGCGCTCTACTCCGGCGACAAAGTCCAGATCATGGGCGTCCGCGTGGGTTCAGTCGACAAGATTGAGCCGGCCGGCGGCAAGATGAAGGTGACGTTCCACTACAGCAACAAATACAAGGTGCCCGCCAACGCGTCCGCGGTGGTCGTGAGCCCAACACTGGTGGCGTCGCGCAGCATTCAGTTAGAGCCGCCCTACAAGGGTGGCCCGGTGATGGGCGACAACGCAGTGATCCCCATCGAGCGCACGGAAGTGCCGACGGAGTTCGACCAACTGCGCGAGAGCGTCGCCAACACCATCAACAAGCTCGGCCCGACGCCCGAGCAGCCCAAGGGCCCCTTCGGTGACCTCGTCGAGGCTTTCGCCGACGGGCTGGCCGGCAAGGGCAAGCAGATCAACACCACGCTGAACAGCCTGTCGCAGGCGCTCACTGCGCTGAACCAGGGCCGTGGCGACTTCTTCGCGGTGGTGCGCAGCCTCGCGCTGTTTGTCAACGCCCTGCACAAAGACGACCAGCAGTTTGTTGCGCTGAATCGCAACCTCGCCCAGTTCACCGACAGATTGACCGGGTCTAACGCGGACCTCGCAAATGCGATACAGCAGTTCGACAGCCTGCTCTCGACATTGCGCCCGTTCCTGGCCAAGAACCGAGAGGTGTTCGCGCACGACGTCGACAACCTCGCCAACCTGACCACCACGCTGGTCCAACCGGAGCCGCTGAATGGTTTGGAGACGGCCCTGCACGTCCTGCCGACGCTAGAGACCAACCTCAGCCAGATCTACCACCCCGCACACGGCGCGGTCATGTCCATCCCGGCAATCCCCAACTTCGCGAATCCAATGCAGTTCATGTGCAGCATGATTCAGGCCGGCAGCCGGCTGGGCTATCAGGAATCCGCCGAACTGTGTGCGCAATACCTGGCGCCAGTTCTCGATGCGATCAAGTTCAACTACTTGCCGTTCGGGCTGAACCTGTTCAGCACGGCCGAAACGTTACCCAAGGAAGTCGCCTACTCCGAGCCGCGGCTGCAGCCGCCGAGCGGGTACAAGGACACCACGGTGCCGGGGATTTGGGTGCCCGACACCCCGTTCTCGCACCGCAACACGCAGCCCGGCTGGGTTGTCGCGCCGGGGATGCAAGGCACCCAGGTGGGGCCGATCACCGGAGGCCTGTTGACCCCCGAATCTCTGGCCGAACTGATGGGCGGCGCCGACACCGCTCCCCCGCCACCCACGCTGCAGACTCCGCCGGGACCGCCCAATGCGTACGACGAGAACCCGATCGCACCGGTCATCGGGCAGAATCCACCGCAGGTGCCGATCCCGCCCCCGCCGCCCGCACCGGGTGTGGTCCCGGGACCGGTCGCACCGACTCCAGCTGGACCGCCGCCGCCCGCTGTGGCCGCCGCGTCGACAGGGCCAGGCTCGTGA
- a CDS encoding virulence factor Mce family protein → MKITGSAIKLGIVSLVLVLITLSIVVVFGQMRFNSTNSYSAEFSNATGLKDGQFVRAAGVEVGKVKKVQLVEGGTRVRVDFAVDRSIPLYQSTTAQIRYLNLFADRYLELKRGEGEGVNRVLPPGGFIPLSRTSPALDLDALIGGFKPLFRALDPQKVNTIASAIITVFQGQGGTINDILEQTAQLTEHLAQRDQAIGEVVKNLNVVLDTTVRHRKEFDQTVDNFEKLISGLTNHADPLAAGTANISNAAGTVAELLADNRPLLHKEINYLEALQQPLVDQSDQLSDLIRKTPTALNLIGRSIGLYGDWVNFYLCDLTIKWNGLQAGGPVRTVRIWQQPTGRCTPQ, encoded by the coding sequence ATGAAAATCACCGGCTCCGCTATCAAGCTCGGCATCGTCTCCTTGGTGCTGGTGCTGATCACCCTGTCGATCGTCGTGGTGTTCGGTCAGATGCGCTTCAACAGCACCAACAGCTATTCCGCTGAGTTCAGCAACGCCACCGGGCTCAAGGACGGCCAGTTCGTCCGCGCTGCCGGAGTGGAGGTCGGCAAGGTCAAAAAGGTGCAGCTGGTCGAAGGCGGCACGCGGGTACGGGTGGACTTCGCTGTCGACCGCTCGATACCGCTCTACCAGTCGACGACCGCGCAGATCCGCTACCTCAATCTGTTCGCCGACCGCTACCTAGAGCTCAAACGAGGCGAGGGTGAGGGCGTGAATCGGGTCCTGCCGCCAGGTGGATTCATCCCGCTGTCTCGAACGTCACCGGCGCTGGACCTCGACGCCCTGATCGGTGGATTCAAGCCGCTGTTCCGTGCGCTCGATCCGCAGAAGGTCAACACCATCGCGTCGGCAATCATCACCGTGTTTCAGGGTCAGGGCGGCACCATCAACGACATCCTCGAGCAGACCGCGCAGCTGACCGAGCACCTCGCTCAGCGCGACCAGGCGATCGGCGAAGTGGTCAAGAACCTGAACGTCGTGCTGGACACCACGGTCAGGCATCGCAAGGAATTCGACCAGACGGTCGACAACTTCGAGAAATTGATCAGTGGGCTGACGAATCACGCAGATCCGCTGGCCGCCGGCACCGCGAACATCAGCAACGCCGCCGGAACGGTGGCCGAGCTGCTGGCGGACAACCGCCCTTTGCTGCACAAGGAGATTAATTATCTGGAGGCTCTTCAGCAGCCGCTGGTTGACCAAAGCGATCAGCTCAGCGATCTGATCCGCAAAACGCCGACCGCGCTCAACCTGATCGGACGCAGCATCGGCCTCTACGGAGACTGGGTGAACTTCTACCTCTGCGACCTCACGATCAAGTGGAACGGATTGCAGGCCGGTGGCCCGGTCCGCACCGTCCGGATCTGGCAGCAGCCCACGGGTAGGTGCACGCCGCAATGA
- a CDS encoding virulence factor Mce family protein, translating to MRTLTDFNRGRAGLMGIGVLVLVVAVGQSFTSVPMLFASPSYYGQFADTGQLNKNDKVRISGVNVGTVQALDIDGDHVVIKFSIGPNTIGTESRLAIKTDTILGKKVLEIEPRGNHTLPPGGVLPLGQSTTPYQLYDAVFDVNKAAAGWDIGSVKQSLNVLSQTIDQTYPHLSPALDGLAKFSDTIGKRDEQIKHLLAQANQVASVLGDRSEQINRLLVNAKTLLSAFNERGQAIDALLQNISAFSAQVQGFINDNPNLNHVLEQLRALSDVLVARKDDLAQTLTYVSQFAASLGESVASGPYFKIVLSNLLPYWVLQPFVDAAFKKRGIDPEDFWRNAGLPAFRWPDPNGTRFPNGAPPPAPPVLEGTPDHPGPAVPPGTACSYVPAPGAPPRPWNPLPCTGVDAGPFGGNFPAPTDVQSSPPNPNGLPPTPGIPIAGRPGEPPPVVPGTPVPLPLNAPPGARTEGLQPAGPTPPPSAFAPGLPPGPPTAPGPGQQLPAPFINPGGTGGSGITGGSQN from the coding sequence ATGAGAACCCTGACTGACTTCAACCGCGGCCGCGCCGGGCTGATGGGCATCGGCGTGTTGGTGCTCGTTGTGGCCGTCGGCCAGAGCTTCACCAGTGTCCCGATGCTGTTCGCCAGCCCCAGCTACTACGGGCAGTTCGCCGACACCGGTCAACTGAACAAGAACGACAAGGTACGCATCTCCGGCGTGAATGTCGGCACGGTGCAGGCGCTCGACATCGACGGCGACCACGTCGTGATCAAGTTCTCGATCGGCCCCAACACCATCGGCACCGAGAGCCGGCTCGCGATCAAGACCGACACCATTCTGGGCAAGAAGGTGCTCGAGATCGAGCCGCGGGGAAACCACACGTTGCCGCCCGGGGGCGTGTTGCCGCTGGGCCAAAGCACCACCCCCTATCAGCTCTATGACGCGGTCTTCGACGTCAACAAGGCCGCCGCGGGCTGGGACATCGGCAGCGTCAAGCAGTCGCTGAATGTGTTGTCGCAGACCATCGATCAGACCTACCCACATCTGAGCCCCGCTCTCGACGGGTTGGCCAAATTCTCCGACACCATCGGCAAGCGCGACGAACAGATCAAGCACCTGCTCGCTCAGGCCAACCAGGTTGCCAGCGTGCTCGGTGACCGCAGCGAGCAGATCAACCGACTGCTCGTCAACGCCAAGACGCTGCTGTCCGCGTTCAACGAACGCGGCCAGGCCATCGACGCCCTGCTGCAGAACATTTCCGCCTTCTCGGCGCAGGTGCAGGGATTCATCAACGACAACCCGAACCTGAATCACGTGCTCGAACAGTTGCGCGCCCTCAGCGACGTGCTGGTGGCACGCAAGGACGACCTGGCTCAAACCCTCACGTATGTAAGCCAATTCGCGGCGTCGCTCGGCGAATCCGTCGCGTCCGGACCGTACTTCAAGATAGTCCTGTCCAATCTTCTTCCGTACTGGGTCTTGCAGCCGTTTGTCGACGCCGCCTTCAAGAAGCGTGGCATCGACCCGGAGGACTTCTGGCGCAACGCCGGCCTGCCCGCGTTCCGCTGGCCCGACCCCAACGGCACCCGGTTCCCCAACGGCGCGCCACCGCCCGCTCCCCCGGTACTGGAAGGCACCCCGGATCATCCGGGACCGGCCGTCCCACCGGGAACAGCGTGTTCGTACGTACCGGCGCCAGGCGCGCCGCCGCGGCCATGGAATCCGCTGCCCTGCACCGGGGTAGACGCCGGCCCGTTCGGCGGCAACTTCCCGGCACCGACCGACGTGCAGTCGTCGCCACCCAACCCGAACGGGCTGCCACCGACGCCGGGAATCCCGATCGCCGGGCGGCCAGGCGAGCCGCCTCCGGTCGTCCCCGGCACACCGGTGCCGCTGCCGCTCAACGCACCGCCGGGTGCGCGCACCGAAGGCCTGCAACCGGCCGGCCCCACCCCACCACCGTCGGCGTTCGCGCCGGGGCTTCCTCCGGGGCCACCGACGGCTCCGGGCCCCGGACAGCAGCTGCCGGCGCCCTTCATCAACCCGGGCGGCACGGGCGGTAGCGGCATCACGGGAGGTAGTCAGAATTGA